CAATCCTCTTTTTTTGCAAGAATGCGGGAGACGGTTTCCATGGACCGACTTACATGCCCGAATCCGTGGCCGCTGATATAAAAGAGCAGATTTACCCGGGACATTTCTTAACGATTTTGTCTGAGGACTTCGTACATTAGGATACCGGCGGACATCGCCAGATTCAGGCTGTCCGCGACCCCTTTCATAGGCAAGGAAACGTATTCGTCGCTTTGGGTTCGGACGAAATGGCTAAGGCCGTACTGCTCGCTTCCGAACACTAAGGCGGTCTTTCCCTTTAGGTTTCCGTCCCAATACAAGGATTTAGCTTCGGGAGTCACCGCTACCGTTCTGTATCCTTGGTTCTTGAATAGAGGATATAATTCCTGAATTTCTCCCTGGTAAACGTTCAATGTGAATAAGGTTCCGGTGGAAGAGCGTATAACGTTAGGGTTCAGCAGATCCAATCTAGGGTCTGCGACGAATACGTTATGAAAGCCCGCTCCTTCGGCGGTGCGGAGGATGGTACCAAGATTTCCGGGTTTCTCGACTCCTTCTATCACGAGAAGGGGAGCTCCGTTCAGCTTCAGATTGACAGGTACCTGAAAGTCGGGAAATTTAGCGGTTGCAATAAGGCCGTCCGGTCGATCCCTGTAAGAGATTTTTTCGAAAATCGATTTAGGAACCCGGATGATTTTTGCGTTTAAGGATCTGACGAGTTCGTCCTCGTTTTCCCCCAGATAGCAGTCGGGGGAAGTAAGAACGAATTCGAATCGAATTCTATCCGAGGCCTTGGCTCTTGAAATTTCGCGGTAGCCTTCTATGAAGAAGTTTCCGGATTTCTCCCGGTTCTTCTTTTCCTTTAGGCCGGAGATATACTTCAGCTTCTCGTTGGAAAAACTGGTAATTTCCAGAATCTCGTTCTTCAAAGTTGTAACCTATCGGAATAAAAAATACAGTTGGAACCTGCGGGATGAATTCTCCCGGAAGACTCGGGGATCGTCAATTCTTCCGTCAGATATTTTCCGGACGTCTTGATCCTTCCTTCCAAAATTCTTCGGAGTGCGAGAGGGCTGAAGCCCGCCGAATGGCAGGTGAGAAATACGAATTCTGGTTTGGAATCGCATAGCTTCATGAGTAGATCCATCATTTCCGGGAGGTCTTTTTCTATTTTAAAGACTTCTCCGCTGGCTCCCCGCCCGAATGTGGGAGGATCCAGAATAAATCCCGCATAACGTTTGTTTCTTCGAATCTCACGATTCAGGAATTTTAATACGTCTTCCACGATCCAGCGAACTTTTTTGTCGGCGAGCCCGGAAACTTGCGCGTTCTCTCTGGCCCATTCTACCATTCCTTTGGAAGCGTCCAAATGACAGGCATCCATTCCTCCGGCTAATACGGATAAGGTGGAAAGTCCGGAATATGCGAAAAGATTCAACACTTCTCCTTGTCCGGCTAATTGGGAGGATACGTTTCTGATTCTCTCCCAGTTAGCTAATTGCTCCGCGAAAATACCCAGGTGCCCGAAAGGAGTGAAACGGATCTTGACAGTGAGAGACGCCACTTGGATGAGAAACTCGTCTTCCGGATCGGGTCTAGACGGTCCTTTCCAACTCCAATTTCCACCGCCTTTATCGCTGCGATGGTATTCTCCGTCGGGATCCTTCCATAAGGAAGCTTGGGTGGGAGGCCAGGCGGCTACAGGAGAAGGGCGGACGATTTTATAGGGACCGACCTGTTCCAATTTTTTGAAATTTCCGGAGTCGATGAGTTGGTATGTATTTTTGGTTGAGTTCATTCTAAGCGCCGAAGCTCGGATGTTTCCGTCCGATATCAATCTCCGAGGAGATTATTTTGCAGGACTTTCTATTTTCCTTATATTATGGTAGATATGGACTTTAAAGTATTTTCCTTCCGGGAATTCCTTTCTGACGGGATGGTCCGGTTCCGGATCCAAACGCTTCCATTCTCCTAAATTCCATCCTTGGGCCCTTAGGGTTTCTCGGCCAATCTTTTCAAATTCGGACTCTCGGATTCTTCCGGAGCAGGAGAGAAGAATAAGATCTCCTCCCGGTTCCAAATGCTCCAAGGCTTTCGAAATCAGGCTTCGATAGGCCTTTTTCGCGGAAGGGAGGGACGCTTGATTCGGGGCCAGATTGGGAGGATCCAAAACTATACACCCGTATTTTCCGCTTTCTAAAAATTCCCAGTCACGGAATAGGTCGGCTCTTACCAGATGATGTTTGCCTAAGACTTGGATCTTATTCTTCTCATCGAACGAGGCGGGTGATTCCGATAAGAAGGAAGCGAATTCTTCCAGAGCTTCCTTACCTCCATCCACGGATGTGACCGATTTTGCTTTCGAATATTCCAGGCAAACGGAAGTCAGGCCGGTATGGGAGAATAAGTGCAGGCATTCCCGATTTTCAAATAATTTAGGATTTTCTAAAATATACCTTCTTAGATTTCTAACGTCCAAGAAGAATCCTCCTTTCTGTCCGGGGAGTCTCGTTTTCCATTCCAAACCGAGTAACCGTATTTTTTCGAAGTAAGGGAGTTCTCTTTTTCCTCTTAAAAAACGGGTGGGAGACGCTTCCTCCTTGCCTCTTCTTTCCGGCGAAAGACTAAGAATATGTTTCGGGACCGGCTCTCCCGCGGAAGGAGCGATTTTATATGCGATTCCCTGGACCAAGCGGGAGAAGGCTTTCAAGGATCGGGAATAAGTTTGCACCACCCAGGTATCTCCGTAGCGATCCAAGGTGATTCCCGGAAGAAAATCGTTTTCTCCGTGAAGAATTCTATACGCATTCGTTTCGGATCTAAGCGGTTTACGAAGTTCTAATGCTTTTCGGACGGTCTCTTCCAATCTTTCCAAGGAAAAGAATTCTCCGATTTGGACGATTCTGATTCCTATCGGACCGGAGGAGGAAAAAATTCCGAAGCCTAAAGTCTCGTTTTTTCCGGATACGAGACGCATCCAATCTCCATCTCGGAAAGCGGAGACGGCTGTGGAAAGATTGCCGGTCAGAATCCAAGGATGGCCGGATTTCAGAACCGCTTCGGAGGTCTTATTGAGTTGGTATCTTCGGAAGCGGTCCCGTTTTTTCAGAGAAGTAGCTCTTATTAGTTTATCTGGTTAGAAATTGGAGAGGATCTGGACCGCTCGTTTTCTGGCCTTTTTCGTAGGCCTCTAAAGTAGGCACTAAAGCGGCACCTAGATCGTTTGCATCCGGGGTATATATCTTTTCGTAGTTGGGTGGTAGATTATAACTGCGCTCTCCCCACCAGGTAAAAATTCGATTAACCTTATAGTCTGCCGAAAAGAATCGCACTAAATTTAGCTTATTGTCATAAACTACGAAGTGATTCAAATAGAATTCGTCTTCCCACAGCGGAATCGTCGAAAGGGTAGCAGCCGCAGGGAACATAGTGAGCAATTTAAGCATCGAAACGAATTTAGCCGAGGATGTTTGCATTTTGTGGCCTTCGATCGGGGTCGGTAATTGGGCTACAATATAATAATCCACATTTCGACGTCTCAGGGTATAAGCGTCCTGGCCATTGGATCCCTTGTGTATCTCGAAAATTTTCTCCAATTCCGTTTTGGCGCTATCCTTATAAATCCCGAACGAAGCTACAAATTTCTTAATATTCTCCGGAGGGACAGACGTATCGGTTCCTGTAGAAGGGATGGTGTCGATTCTCTTCCCATAAGAAAATAAAGAACTCAGATCGGAGGAATAGACGAGCCCCCTCGAGAAAGTGGAACCCTTGGCCTCGGAATAAATGATATGTTCTCGGATCGGATAAAAAGCTATAAGCGCTATTTTTTTACCGGTAGGTGAGGCTGAGTTCGGATAGGTGTTTTCACGCGGAAAATGCGTTATGCACGCGTTTAGCAATAGTGCAAAGAATACTAGGATTTTTTTCATGTAAGATCTTGCTTTTGTAAGCGGGGCGTTTGCGACGGAAAGGAACCCCGATCCCGGTATTAACAACCTGAGATCGGGTCGGAAATGTTACGTTACTTTTTCTTGGCGTCGTCGTAAGATGTGTCGGTGGCTCCGGTATAGATCTGACGAGGTCTTCCGATTTTCATATCGGTCGATTCGATCATTTCTTTCCATTGAGCGATCCATCCCGGCAGACGTCCCATTGCGAACATCACGGTGAACATGTTTACCGGAATTCCTAAGGCACGATAGATGATACCGCTATAGAAGTCCACGTTAGGATACAGCTTTCTTTCCACGAAGTAAGGATCTTTGAGAGCGGCTTCTTCCAATTCTTTGGCGATATCGAGAAGAGGATCCTTGACTCCTAGTCTGGAAAGGACCGCATCGCAAGCCTTCTTAATGATCTTAGCGCGAGGATCGAAATTCTTATAAACCCTGTGTCCGAATCCGGAAAGACGGAAAGCGTCGTTTTTGTCTTTTGCCTTTTCCACGATTTTTTTGACAGGAAGACCGGAAGCTTGGATTTCCAAAAGCATTTCCAATACTTCTTGGTTGGCTCCTCCGTGACGAGGCCCCCAAAGAGCGCAGATACCTGCCGAGATCGCTCCGTATAAGTTCGCGAGAGAGGAACCCACCAGACGAACCGTGGAGGTGGAACAGTTTTGTTCGTGATCCGCATGTAGGATCAAGAGTAGGTTGAGCGCCTTCACGATTTCAGGGTCGATATAATAATCTTCGCTAGGAACGGAGAACATCATGTTCAGGAAGTTGCCGCAATAATCCAGATGGTTGAGCGGATGAATCGTAGGTTGTCCCAGGGATTTCTTATAAGCGAAAGCCGCAATAGTGGGGAATTTGGCCAATAGACGAATCAAGGAAATCTGTCTATGTTCCGGATTTTCGGGATCGTAAGAATCCTGGTAATAAGTGGAAAGGGAACCGATCATGGTGGACATGATCGCCATGGGGTGACCGTCTTTAGGGAATCCGTTATAAAGACGTTTCAGATCCTCGTGGATGAGGGTATGCATGGTCAGTTCTTTGTCCCAATCCTTGAGCTCGGTCTCGGAAGGAAGATGACCGTAGATCAAAAGGTAGGCGACCTCGGTGAAGGTGGCTTTTTCGGCTAATTGTTCGATCGGAATTCCACGGTATCTTAAGATTCCAAGCTCTCCGTCTAGAAAGGTAATCGCGCTCGTGCAGGCTCCGGTATTCAGATATCCGTTGTCGAGGGTGATATATCCTGTCTGTTGTCTGAGTTTGGAAATGTCGATGGCCTTTTCGTTTTCGGAACCGACGATGATGGGGAGTTCGTATTCTTTACCGTCGATTTTTAAGATTGCGGTGTTTGCCATTTCCTTCTCCTAAAGGTTGAATTTTAAAGATTTATAGGACGGGTCTTTTCTCGACCCGAAGACTAAGATCGTTCGGGTTCGGGAAGTTTCGCTTAGTACTATCCTATGAATCTGAATATCTAGACAATCCAAAAAAATAGGAGGCCTTGCATCTTCTCAGCGGTTTTTATACTGCCTGAGACTTTGGTAATTATAGTAGTTCGACGTTACGATCCTGCAATAATCACGGGGTTCCTTGAGAGGAAGTTCCTCCAAGAAATGGTTAAAATCTCCGTGATAATGGTTTCGTTTCCATTTTCTGAGATTTCCCGGTCCTCCGTTATAGGCGATCGACGCCCATTTCAGATCGTTTTCGTTTGAGGAAAGAAGATATTTCAGGAATTTCGCACCCATTTGGATGGAGATTTCCGGGTCGAATAGGGAATAAGGTCCGAGCCCCAATCCTTGGGCGAGCCCCTTTCCGGTAGGTCCCATAATCTGCATGAGCCCTCTAGCGTTGGAAGAAGAGACCGCATTCTCCTTGAAAAAGGACTCCTGGCGCATGACCGCGTAAACGATATCCTCCTCGATTCCGAACGCCTGAGAGTAACGGGAAACCAGATCCCTATGCGGGCGAGGATAGATTCTGGACGCGAGTTTGGAGGGGAGAAGGATCACGTCGTCCGGGATTCTTCTTTTTTTCATAAGGCTGCGAGTATGAAAGACAGTGAGATATTGATTGCCGGATAGTTCTCCCAAGGCCGCGAGAATCTCGTCTTTTTCCTCCTCGGAGGTTCCGTTGGAAAGAGCGTATTTGTCCACCAAGGAGTTTGCGAAGGCCATTTCTCCGATTTCCAGATATTCTTTAGCATTTTGTAATAAATGATTTCCGCGAATTCGGCTATGAGCGGAATCTATGCGAACATCGAGCTGGAAGGAGTCGGGAAAATAGGCGAATTCCAGATCCCTATCCAGAATTTTTCCGGAATATTTGGGGTCTCCCGAGGTCAGGGAAAGGTATTCGAAAAGGGAGTCCTTGTTTCTGAGAGGATTGTCCGGTTGTGGAATGGAGGATATTTCGGAGGCGAATTCTTCGCGAATCACTCTCGTGTAATAGGAACCCGGAATGAACTTGTAATAGGACTTGAGCCAATTTACGAGATCCGATTGTCTTCCCTTGGATTTTAGGTTTCGGAGATACCAGTATACCAATCTTCCCTTTACAGGAAGATTCGGGACCCTTTGCAGGGCTTCCTTCCAATAATTCTCCTCCAGGAAATGGGACTGGTCTCCTATGAGTAAGTCTATTAGCTCGTCTTGTCGGATCAGATTATACGGATTCTTTTCGAGGGAAGAGAGTAATTTATGGAAATATTTATCCTTATCCCCTAATCTTTTATACGCTCTTGCATAAGCGTATTCGATTTCTTCGGAAGAAGGTAGATTTGATTTTTCCAAAAGATCTATACCTAGGCGGCCTAGATTCTGATTGGAGAGCTCTCTGGAAATGGAGGCGGTGAAATCGGAGAAATACTCCGCAAAATTTCTATGCCTGTAAAAAAGGGAGGGGACCCTTTCCGGATAGAATGCGACTAGGTTTCTTGCGGCCGCCTTCCAAGACTCCGCTTTCTCGAAAGAGGCGCCTCCGAAATAGGAATGCTCGGATAGATAGGATTTACGATCCGCAGTACCTAAAAAGGAAAGAAAGAGAACCCCTTTGTCCAGGGAAAGATTTTTATAAAAGGATTCCCCCTTCCAGGTATGGAGATCGGTATAGATATCCTTTTTAACATAGGAAGGAACGTTGGGATCTTCCATGAGGGAGTAGAATAAATTCTCAGCCTTGGGAATTTCTCCGAATTTGTAGAGAGCCTTCGCATATCTATAATAGGCCATGGCGCCGAAATATTCTTTGCGGTCTTTTTCGGAAAACGCTTCCGCATACTCCTTGGCCTGCTTGAATTCTCCCGACTCGTAATGGATTCTTAAAATTTCTCCGATCGTGTTCCTGTAGATCGGATCGTATTCCGGAGGAATTTTTTTGAGGTAGGCGATGAGGTCCTCTGATCCGAGACTCTTTCGTTTTACCATTTCCTCATATAATTTCCAATAACCGACCTTTGTGATCGCGTTCAAAGGGGGGAGAGGGTTTTTAACGATTTCCTTGAGATCATCTCGACTGACCGATGCGACCATTTTGCCTTTTAAAAGAGAGACCAGGTATCT
This sequence is a window from Leptospira wolffii serovar Khorat str. Khorat-H2. Protein-coding genes within it:
- a CDS encoding TrmH family RNA methyltransferase translates to MKNEILEITSFSNEKLKYISGLKEKKNREKSGNFFIEGYREISRAKASDRIRFEFVLTSPDCYLGENEDELVRSLNAKIIRVPKSIFEKISYRDRPDGLIATAKFPDFQVPVNLKLNGAPLLVIEGVEKPGNLGTILRTAEGAGFHNVFVADPRLDLLNPNVIRSSTGTLFTLNVYQGEIQELYPLFKNQGYRTVAVTPEAKSLYWDGNLKGKTALVFGSEQYGLSHFVRTQSDEYVSLPMKGVADSLNLAMSAGILMYEVLRQNR
- a CDS encoding class I SAM-dependent methyltransferase, which produces MNSTKNTYQLIDSGNFKKLEQVGPYKIVRPSPVAAWPPTQASLWKDPDGEYHRSDKGGGNWSWKGPSRPDPEDEFLIQVASLTVKIRFTPFGHLGIFAEQLANWERIRNVSSQLAGQGEVLNLFAYSGLSTLSVLAGGMDACHLDASKGMVEWARENAQVSGLADKKVRWIVEDVLKFLNREIRRNKRYAGFILDPPTFGRGASGEVFKIEKDLPEMMDLLMKLCDSKPEFVFLTCHSAGFSPLALRRILEGRIKTSGKYLTEELTIPESSGRIHPAGSNCIFYSDRLQL
- a CDS encoding class I SAM-dependent rRNA methyltransferase, translated to MRATSLKKRDRFRRYQLNKTSEAVLKSGHPWILTGNLSTAVSAFRDGDWMRLVSGKNETLGFGIFSSSGPIGIRIVQIGEFFSLERLEETVRKALELRKPLRSETNAYRILHGENDFLPGITLDRYGDTWVVQTYSRSLKAFSRLVQGIAYKIAPSAGEPVPKHILSLSPERRGKEEASPTRFLRGKRELPYFEKIRLLGLEWKTRLPGQKGGFFLDVRNLRRYILENPKLFENRECLHLFSHTGLTSVCLEYSKAKSVTSVDGGKEALEEFASFLSESPASFDEKNKIQVLGKHHLVRADLFRDWEFLESGKYGCIVLDPPNLAPNQASLPSAKKAYRSLISKALEHLEPGGDLILLSCSGRIRESEFEKIGRETLRAQGWNLGEWKRLDPEPDHPVRKEFPEGKYFKVHIYHNIRKIESPAK
- a CDS encoding Lp29 family lipoprotein, with the translated sequence MKKILVFFALLLNACITHFPRENTYPNSASPTGKKIALIAFYPIREHIIYSEAKGSTFSRGLVYSSDLSSLFSYGKRIDTIPSTGTDTSVPPENIKKFVASFGIYKDSAKTELEKIFEIHKGSNGQDAYTLRRRNVDYYIVAQLPTPIEGHKMQTSSAKFVSMLKLLTMFPAAATLSTIPLWEDEFYLNHFVVYDNKLNLVRFFSADYKVNRIFTWWGERSYNLPPNYEKIYTPDANDLGAALVPTLEAYEKGQKTSGPDPLQFLTR
- a CDS encoding citrate synthase produces the protein MANTAILKIDGKEYELPIIVGSENEKAIDISKLRQQTGYITLDNGYLNTGACTSAITFLDGELGILRYRGIPIEQLAEKATFTEVAYLLIYGHLPSETELKDWDKELTMHTLIHEDLKRLYNGFPKDGHPMAIMSTMIGSLSTYYQDSYDPENPEHRQISLIRLLAKFPTIAAFAYKKSLGQPTIHPLNHLDYCGNFLNMMFSVPSEDYYIDPEIVKALNLLLILHADHEQNCSTSTVRLVGSSLANLYGAISAGICALWGPRHGGANQEVLEMLLEIQASGLPVKKIVEKAKDKNDAFRLSGFGHRVYKNFDPRAKIIKKACDAVLSRLGVKDPLLDIAKELEEAALKDPYFVERKLYPNVDFYSGIIYRALGIPVNMFTVMFAMGRLPGWIAQWKEMIESTDMKIGRPRQIYTGATDTSYDDAKKK
- a CDS encoding transglycosylase SLT domain-containing protein yields the protein MKKTILGILLFLVVGNLNADSDLKYLIKSFSLEKIRRIFREKHPSTESEVFALVRFHETHPDGDENSRTRYLVSLLKGKMVASVSRDDLKEIVKNPLPPLNAITKVGYWKLYEEMVKRKSLGSEDLIAYLKKIPPEYDPIYRNTIGEILRIHYESGEFKQAKEYAEAFSEKDRKEYFGAMAYYRYAKALYKFGEIPKAENLFYSLMEDPNVPSYVKKDIYTDLHTWKGESFYKNLSLDKGVLFLSFLGTADRKSYLSEHSYFGGASFEKAESWKAAARNLVAFYPERVPSLFYRHRNFAEYFSDFTASISRELSNQNLGRLGIDLLEKSNLPSSEEIEYAYARAYKRLGDKDKYFHKLLSSLEKNPYNLIRQDELIDLLIGDQSHFLEENYWKEALQRVPNLPVKGRLVYWYLRNLKSKGRQSDLVNWLKSYYKFIPGSYYTRVIREEFASEISSIPQPDNPLRNKDSLFEYLSLTSGDPKYSGKILDRDLEFAYFPDSFQLDVRIDSAHSRIRGNHLLQNAKEYLEIGEMAFANSLVDKYALSNGTSEEEKDEILAALGELSGNQYLTVFHTRSLMKKRRIPDDVILLPSKLASRIYPRPHRDLVSRYSQAFGIEEDIVYAVMRQESFFKENAVSSSNARGLMQIMGPTGKGLAQGLGLGPYSLFDPEISIQMGAKFLKYLLSSNENDLKWASIAYNGGPGNLRKWKRNHYHGDFNHFLEELPLKEPRDYCRIVTSNYYNYQSLRQYKNR